In Actinomycetota bacterium, the following proteins share a genomic window:
- a CDS encoding DUF4383 domain-containing protein, whose translation MVQEALKPTLTTRSPAWSPARVYLVGSGVLLLVLTVAGFAVSTAFPTARDQVASGSEHIFGVFETNGWHNVAALFSAVVAFGFALRPEWSRTGALVKGAAYVVVTAAIALSGDDTFLVASNNADQVIHGSLAVGGLLSGLLTRPQKRTRQDIQRVA comes from the coding sequence ATGGTCCAGGAGGCGCTGAAGCCGACACTCACTACCCGGAGCCCCGCATGGTCCCCCGCCAGGGTGTACCTCGTGGGCTCGGGGGTCCTGCTCCTTGTGCTTACAGTGGCCGGGTTTGCCGTCAGCACGGCGTTCCCCACGGCCCGCGATCAGGTCGCATCAGGGAGTGAGCACATCTTCGGCGTCTTCGAGACCAACGGTTGGCACAACGTCGCCGCCCTTTTCAGCGCCGTCGTGGCCTTCGGCTTCGCCTTGAGGCCGGAATGGTCACGGACGGGCGCGCTGGTGAAGGGAGCCGCCTACGTCGTCGTGACAGCTGCAATCGCGCTATCCGGCGATGACACCTTCCTCGTCGCCTCGAACAACGCGGACCAGGTCATCCACGGGAGCCTCGCCGTGGGGGGCCTGCTGTCCGGGCTGCTCACCCGGCCGCAGAAGCGGACCCGGCAAGATATCCAGCGCGTGGCCTGA
- a CDS encoding nuclease-related domain-containing protein has translation MPIHGTAGRGARNVVRKRAKWLTLYLIGAVLVFVVFLRLTVPSLWWLPFLLLPLALWRNRREMLGLFQPWIKGARGEEAVGRLLAELEPQGYRILHDIDTGRGNLDHVVVGPTGVFAIETKAWTGSVWVAKGRRLIRQGQDETGTIRQVMGEAMEVKRRINGVGVSAWVTGVVVL, from the coding sequence ATGCCCATCCACGGCACCGCCGGACGGGGAGCACGCAACGTCGTCCGGAAGCGGGCGAAGTGGCTCACTCTGTACCTGATCGGTGCCGTACTTGTCTTCGTCGTGTTCCTTCGGCTGACCGTGCCGTCGCTGTGGTGGCTGCCGTTCCTGTTGCTGCCGCTCGCTCTGTGGAGGAACCGGCGGGAGATGCTCGGCCTCTTCCAGCCCTGGATTAAAGGCGCCAGGGGCGAGGAGGCAGTGGGACGGCTGCTGGCCGAGCTCGAGCCGCAGGGCTACCGGATCCTCCACGACATCGACACCGGGAGGGGAAATCTCGACCATGTCGTGGTCGGACCCACCGGAGTGTTTGCCATCGAAACGAAGGCTTGGACGGGGAGCGTCTGGGTGGCCAAGGGCCGGCGGCTGATACGTCAGGGTCAGGACGAGACCGGCACGATCCGTCAGGTGATGGGCGAGGCGATGGAGGTCAAACGCCGGATCAACGGGGTTGGCGTGAGCGCGTGGGTGACGGGGGTCGTGGTGCT